CCAAACTGAAGGCCTATGACCGTCACGATGGGGATGAGCGCGTTGCCGAGAGCGTGACGCCAGATGACCACCTTCTCCGTCTGGCCCTTGGCGCGCGCGGTGCGGATGTAGTCCTGGCGGACGACCTCGAGCATGCTCGAGCGCGTCATTCGGGTGATGGTTGCCAGCGGATGGCTGGCGAGGGTGAGGGTCGGGAGGACGAGCGAGGCCCACGTCTTGAAGCCGGAGGCGGGAAGCCATCGGAGATAGACGGAGAAGAGCAGGATCAGAAGAACGCCCTGCCAGAAGACTGGCATGGAGAGCCCCAGAATGGCGAGGAAGCGAGTTATGTTGTCAAAGAACGAGTTCTGCCGGATGGCGGACAGTATCCCGATCGGGATGCCGAGTATCACAGCGACTACGACGCAGCACAGAGCCAGCTTCAACGTCGAGGGGAAGGCGTTCATGATCTCGTTCGTGACAGAGCGGCGAGTCATGTACGAGCGCCCGATGTCCCCCTTCGTCACAGCTTTCCACACATAGTTGCCGAACTGAACCAGGAACGGGTCGTTCAGCCCCTCCTTCTCGCGAAACTCCTGGATGGCCTCCGCCGTGGCCTGCTCCCCGAGCACTATGCGTGCCGGGTCGCCCGGCGTCAGGTAGAGCAGAGTGAAGACTATGAAGGCCACTCCAAGCATAACAGGGATCAGCGAGAATATTCGTTTCACTATATACTTCAGCAATGGACTATCCCTCCTGAACGTCCCCGCGACGACTGGCGGGGCGCAAGGCAAAGCAGGAGCGTTAAGCTCCTGCTTTGCCCTTATGGCTGGTTATGTTGCCTGTATTCTCGTCTTATTCCTTGAAGGTGACCTTGGTGAGGTCGTGGTAGCCCTTGGGGCTCGGAGTGAAGCCCTCGACGTTCTTGTTCAGTCCGAAGAAGTTCTCCTCGTTGTAGAGGTAGAGGATGGGCTTCAGCTCGACCATGCGCTCCTGGAGGAACTTGTAGAGCTGCTCTCTGCGCTCGCCGTCGGGCATGGTCTTGCCCTTCTCGATCAGGGCGTCGGAGACCACGTCGTCGAAGACCGAGTAGTTGGAGCCGCCGGCCGTGTGGATGATGCCGCTGAAGATCCCGTCCGGGTCGACGGTCGAGATGACCCATCCGAGGATGAACATATCGTGCTCGCCGAGCGTAAGCCCGTCAAGGTAAGCGCCCCACTCGAGGATCTTGGCCTCGATCTCGATGCCGACTTCCTGCAGCTGAGCCTGGAAGATCTGGGCAAGGTCGACGCGAGGCTTGTAGGAGTTGGACCAGATCTCCGCCTTGATCGGAAGCTCCACTCCGGCCTCCTCCAGAAGCTGCTTCGCTCTCTCCACGTCGCGGACTGGCATCGGCAGGCTGGAGTCGTGGTACTTGATGGAGGGCGGGATTATCGACACGGGGGTCTTGCTCCTGCCTCTGAAGACCGAGTGACGCGCCCCGTCGAGGTCGAGCGCCAGTGCGACCGCATCGCGGACCTTCGGGTTGTCCCAGGGCGCCTTCTGGCAGTTGAAGCCCATGAAGCAGACCGAGTGGTCGTATCCGCCGACCACGTAGAGGTCATCGTGGTCCTCGACGCGCCCTATGTCGGAGATCGGTATCAGGTAGGCGATGTCGATCTCGCCTGTCTCCAGCCCGATGGTGCGGTTGACGCTCTCCGGGATGTTGCGGATCACCAGCGTCTTGTAGGCCGGCTTCTCGCCCCAGTACTCCTCGTTGCGCTCCAGGGTCAGGGTATCGTTCTTCACCCAGTCCTTGAACTTGAAGGGCCCCGTGCCGACCGGATCCATAGGATAGAGCTCGCCCTTCTCCTCCACCGCGCGCTTGTTCACGATCGAGAGCGACGTGTGGGAGATGGTGCCCCAGAAGGGGGTCATCGGCTCTTCAATCTTGATGATGACGGTATAATCGTCCGGCGTCTCGATGCCCTTGATTACCTCGGCGTACTGCTTGATCGCCGCGCCCGCCGGGGTCTGCGCTCTCTCGATCGTGTAGACGACGTCGGCGGCCGTGAAGGGATCCCCGTTGTGGAACTTCACGTCCTTGCGGAGGTTGAACCGGTAGGTGATCGGGTCGAGCTGCTCGAAGCTCTCAGCCAGAAGCGGAATGGGGTTGCCGTCGCTGGTGAGGTCGATCAGGGTCTCGTTGATGTGGCTGATTGCGCCGCTTGCCGCGACCTCGTTCTGCACGATCGGGTCAAGTGAACGCGGATCGTAGATATTGGCCACCACGAGCGTGTCCTTCGCCAGCGCCGGAACCGCCACCAGGGCCACGAGGACCAGGGCGGTCACGGCAAGAAAAGCGACCTTTGAACTGAACTTTCCTTTCATACTGTCATCTCCTTGCGTATTTTTTTGCACTCGAAGGAAGAGTCCATTATGCAATGCAATAATCCAAAAGACCGACTCCTTTCAAGGGCTTGTCGCATTATCATGTAGTTGAACGCGTGTTGTCAAGAGTCGTTTTCACTGGAAGCCCGTGTATACTTTATTCCAGTAGGCAGTATAATAATTTCCACCTTAAAGCGTGCTGAAACTCCTTGGACGTCGAGAACCGGTTTTAGGAGGTATCGAAATGATCACACGATCGCTGATAGAGCTGGTCTTCTCCGCCGCCAGCATGGAGCGCTGGAACGACCACCCGCGCCCGGCGGTTTTTACGGAGATGGGGAAACAGGCCCACAAGATGATAATGGCCTGGGTCATCGCCCGCTACGAATCCGAGACGCGGGGGGTCGCGCTCGACTGGACCTCCCTGGTAGAGGGAGGCATCTTCGAATTCCTGCACCGAGTGGTGCTGACCGACATCAAGCCGCCGGTCTTCCACAGGCTGATGCAGGACACGGAGCAGAGGCGAAAACTGAACGAATGGGTGGTCTCCGCGCTGTCGTTCGACCTTGAGAGTCTGTCGCCCGATTTCGCATCTCGCTTCAGGGAGTACATCTTCGCCGCGGACGACTCCTCGCTGGAGCGCAAGAGCCTGCGCGCAGCACACTACCTGGCGACCAAGTGGGAGTTCGACTTCGTCTACCACTGGAGCAAGACCAAGTCCATGTACGGCATCGAGCATACCAACGCGGAGATCTCGCGACAGATAAACGAGCATCGCGACCTGCGAGCCATCGACGAGATACTGGCCGCGCGCGACCTGGCGGACCGAGACAAGGGGCTGTGGGGCTTTCTGTCCCTGGTGGGGCAGCTGGGCTTTCAGAAAAGATGGGCGCAGACGCCGCGCATACCTCAGACCTCCGTCCTGGGACACCTGCTCTTCGTGGCGGTGATGGCCTACTTCATCTCGCTTGAGATAGGCGCGTGCCCTCGCAGGAGGTACAACAACTTCTTCGGCGGCCTCTTCCACGACCTGCCGGAGGTGCTGACGAGAGACATTGTCGCCCCGGTGAAGAAGTCCGTCACCGGCCTGGACGAGCTGGTAAAACAGCTCGAAAAACAGTCCATGGAGGAGAGGCTGCTTCCGCTGCTCCCCGAGGCCTGGCGCTCCGAGATCCACTACTTCACGGAGGACGAGTTCGCGGCGAAGATCCGCCCGCCCGGCGCCTCCGAGCCGGTCATACTCGACGGGGATCTCTGCTCGGAGCACAACAGCGACAGTCTGGATCCGCTGGACGGCCATATCCTGGAGGCCTGCGACAAGCTGGCGGCCTACATCGAGGCGTCGCTATCCATGCGCATGGGAGTCGCGCCCCAGGCCCTTGCGGACGCCAAGCGCAACCTGTACTCCCGGTTCCACCGCTCTGTCGTCTCCGGTTACCCGGTGGGGCGGCTGTTCGACTACTTCTGGTAGAGGCGGCCCGCCCGCAGCGCAAGCTCGGCCATCAGGGCGGCGCCGACGGGGATCGCCCTCTCGTCCGGCTCGAACCGAGGGCTGTGCAGAGGGGCCTCCTTCCTTCCGTCGCCGTGGCCGACGCCGAGCATGAAGTAGCACCCTGGCACGAGGCGTGTAAAGTGTGCGAAGTCATCGACGCCCATGCTCGGCCTGGTCAGCCGAACGGGCCCGCCCTCGCCGAGCAGGTCGATCGCGGCACCGAATACCAGCTCCGCTAGATCCGCGTCGTTGACCAGCGACGGGTATCCCTCCGTGAAAACCACCTCCCCGGTCGCGCCAAGCACGTCCGGGATGTTCATCACAGTCCTGAGGATCCTGGCCCTGAGGCTTATCCTCGTCTCCTCGTCCAGTGTGCGCAGGATGCCGGAGAACTCCGCCCGCTCGGGCAGAGCGTTCCTGGCCTCCCCGGCGTGAAACGACCCGATGGAGAGCACCGCGGGCTCGGTCGGATCCACAGTCCTTCCCACCAGCTGCATCAGGGCGTCGACCGCCCTGCAGGCAATGGCGATCACGTCGTCCCCCCTGTGGGGCTCCGCCCCGTGCGCCCCCCTCCCCCTGATCACGCAGTCGAACATGTCCGACGCC
This Synergistaceae bacterium DNA region includes the following protein-coding sequences:
- a CDS encoding ABC transporter permease encodes the protein MLKYIVKRIFSLIPVMLGVAFIVFTLLYLTPGDPARIVLGEQATAEAIQEFREKEGLNDPFLVQFGNYVWKAVTKGDIGRSYMTRRSVTNEIMNAFPSTLKLALCCVVVAVILGIPIGILSAIRQNSFFDNITRFLAILGLSMPVFWQGVLLILLFSVYLRWLPASGFKTWASLVLPTLTLASHPLATITRMTRSSMLEVVRQDYIRTARAKGQTEKVVIWRHALGNALIPIVTVIGLQFG
- a CDS encoding ABC transporter substrate-binding protein; its protein translation is MKGKFSSKVAFLAVTALVLVALVAVPALAKDTLVVANIYDPRSLDPIVQNEVAASGAISHINETLIDLTSDGNPIPLLAESFEQLDPITYRFNLRKDVKFHNGDPFTAADVVYTIERAQTPAGAAIKQYAEVIKGIETPDDYTVIIKIEEPMTPFWGTISHTSLSIVNKRAVEEKGELYPMDPVGTGPFKFKDWVKNDTLTLERNEEYWGEKPAYKTLVIRNIPESVNRTIGLETGEIDIAYLIPISDIGRVEDHDDLYVVGGYDHSVCFMGFNCQKAPWDNPKVRDAVALALDLDGARHSVFRGRSKTPVSIIPPSIKYHDSSLPMPVRDVERAKQLLEEAGVELPIKAEIWSNSYKPRVDLAQIFQAQLQEVGIEIEAKILEWGAYLDGLTLGEHDMFILGWVISTVDPDGIFSGIIHTAGGSNYSVFDDVVSDALIEKGKTMPDGERREQLYKFLQERMVELKPILYLYNEENFFGLNKNVEGFTPSPKGYHDLTKVTFKE
- a CDS encoding HD domain-containing protein, with the translated sequence MITRSLIELVFSAASMERWNDHPRPAVFTEMGKQAHKMIMAWVIARYESETRGVALDWTSLVEGGIFEFLHRVVLTDIKPPVFHRLMQDTEQRRKLNEWVVSALSFDLESLSPDFASRFREYIFAADDSSLERKSLRAAHYLATKWEFDFVYHWSKTKSMYGIEHTNAEISRQINEHRDLRAIDEILAARDLADRDKGLWGFLSLVGQLGFQKRWAQTPRIPQTSVLGHLLFVAVMAYFISLEIGACPRRRYNNFFGGLFHDLPEVLTRDIVAPVKKSVTGLDELVKQLEKQSMEERLLPLLPEAWRSEIHYFTEDEFAAKIRPPGASEPVILDGDLCSEHNSDSLDPLDGHILEACDKLAAYIEASLSMRMGVAPQALADAKRNLYSRFHRSVVSGYPVGRLFDYFW
- a CDS encoding amidohydrolase, translating into MDEHENSSSSNGFTARLVELRRRLNACPEVGFDLARTVAIVEERLDALGIGCRRLGGAGVAALLPGAESGTVLLRADMDALPMEGGAMHSCGHDVHSACLLGAAELLKREKPPCNVLLVFQPAEETSGGALPMIEEGLLDGLDARAAFALHCDPSLPAGRIGVHSGTVRAASDMFDCVIRGRGAHGAEPHRGDDVIAIACRAVDALMQLVGRTVDPTEPAVLSIGSFHAGEARNALPERAEFSGILRTLDEETRISLRARILRTVMNIPDVLGATGEVVFTEGYPSLVNDADLAELVFGAAIDLLGEGGPVRLTRPSMGVDDFAHFTRLVPGCYFMLGVGHGDGRKEAPLHSPRFEPDERAIPVGAALMAELALRAGRLYQK